One genomic region from Aneurinibacillus sp. REN35 encodes:
- a CDS encoding helix-turn-helix transcriptional regulator, whose protein sequence is MDERALLLLGLLKNQSQHGYQINEFIERNLGKVMDLKKATAYAILHRLHEAGYVEFYTEQEENRPPRKVYSITKEGEEQFYRLLHDDLARLEHGMALPGDIGLMFLDYLPPEEALRSLEVGLAHIEEQIQSYKQVPEHKHQPSVDLAIDRRRRLMQSDRDWLFDTIEKLRERTKA, encoded by the coding sequence GATGAAAGAGCGTTGCTGCTGCTGGGGCTATTAAAGAATCAGAGTCAGCACGGCTATCAAATTAATGAATTTATTGAAAGAAACCTAGGAAAAGTTATGGATTTGAAGAAAGCAACGGCCTATGCAATTCTGCATCGTTTGCATGAGGCCGGTTATGTTGAGTTCTATACGGAACAAGAAGAAAATCGCCCGCCACGCAAAGTGTATTCCATTACCAAAGAAGGCGAGGAGCAGTTTTATCGGCTGCTGCATGATGATCTAGCGCGCTTAGAGCATGGGATGGCGCTTCCAGGAGATATAGGTTTGATGTTTCTTGATTATCTTCCGCCAGAAGAAGCGCTGCGCAGTCTTGAAGTGGGGCTTGCCCATATAGAAGAGCAGATTCAATCATATAAGCAGGTACCTGAGCATAAGCACCAGCCCAGTGTGGACTTGGCGATTGACCGCCGTCGCAGGCTGATGCAGAGCGATCGGGATTGGCTTTTCGATACGATTGAGAAGCTGCGTGAGCGCACAAAGGCATAG